The genomic window GCCAGAAAATTCTGTTTTCGGCATTTTCATAACTGACAAAAGTTCTACCAGCAGGTAGATCTGGGAAACTACCATTTTCGGCACTTTTGACTGCTTGGAACACTGTATGGAATGAACTGATATCTTTAGGATAGTTTACTTTAATGATGATCGAGTAATCTGATTGTTTCTCTATTTCTACAGATTCTGTTGGAATTTCCTTCATTCCGGCTGAAGTTACTGTGCCGGTGGCAATTTTGGTCATATTAGCATGGTTGTTGATAGTTTCCCAACTACGAATCCCTTTGTTCAAATAGTAGACTTCATAATCAATGCCTTTTTGCTCACTATAGAAAGACACGGCCTTTAGCAATTCGGTCTTTTCTTGTGTACTGTAGGTGCTAGCTAAATAAACGGAATTTGTGTTTGAAGAAAAATTATAATAGTTACTTCGTTCTTTATTGACATAGGTTCTCACGTTATCAAATTGCTCCATTTTTGTATCTGCTGCATAGATCTCTGAACATAGTACATAAATATCTTCATAACTGATATAAAAATATCCAGCACCTATTGGCTCTTCTCCCCAAGAATTCTTCACGAGAAATGCTCCATCGTTAGTTGGTGTAATAGTAAAGTTGTCTTTGCTGTAGGTGTTGTCCCAGCCAACGATTGTAACGCCGTGATTCACACGGGCTAAATCTGTTCCTTGTTTGGGAACTAATGCTGTTCCAACATCTGAGACCGGAACAAAACTACTTTTAAGTTGATTATCGTAATACTTACTATTATGAGTCGATTCCTCGTAATATGAGAAGGCGACTGCCCCATATTCATATATTTTATTTTTCATTTCCTCAATCTTAGCTTTTCGAGAAGCTTCAGAACTATTATAAGAAATTGCTGGAATTTTTTCTATACCTTCAACATATATCGGCGACTTTTTCTCTTTGATTTTTTCAAAATCGGCTAGTGGCATTGGCGTATTCAGCGCTGGGTCTAAGGGTGTTGGAAAGTCTTCTTCCAATGTTCCATTGTTGTTTAAGGCACTTTGAAAGAAAAGAGAAGCATGCGTACCCCCGTCATTCAAAGCTCTGTCTCCGTAAGGATTGACCGCATCAGAGAATGATTGTCTGCCTGAATAATAATTGTAATAATTAGGTGAAAGTGTGTATTCTACACCAAATTCTTTTTTGTTAGAAGAAGTAATGACATCTAATGCAGAATAAGCCCAACAAATACCTACTCGTCCTTGATCCCTCATTATTGTCTGAACATTACCGGAATTAAAATCAAATTTTTCTGGCAATAAATTTTTAGCTTTATTTACTGCTTCATTTGTTTGAGGAATAAGAGGGCCATTTTCTTGGGTTATGCCAGCCCCTTCTTCAATTATCTGCTCAACATTCTCTACCTTAAGTACCTGCTCTTCTGCGAATCCTTGCTGCCCGAAAAAAGACAAACTCAGGAAAAGAGCACTTATACTTAGTAAAGCTCCTTTTTTTACTCTCATTGTATATCCAACTCCTCATTCATTTTTTACTCTCTTTTTTTGGACCAACAACTTTCTTTTCTTTTCAGAGTTCCTCCTCCAATCTTATGTTTATTAGTATAAAACTGCATGGTCCAGACACCTTTATATTAGCAATAGTAGCACATTTTAATGAGTGTTTCCCATCAAAAATATATCATTCAATTTATTTAAAAATGATTTTTTGAAATTTAAATAAAAATGTTAAGGGATTGGTATTCTGTTTTAAGTAGATTTTTTCGAACAATCAAGAGAAGGTGTTTAGATATATCGTCATTCTTGTGTATGTTCGTCATTTCATTTAGTTGTTATTTTTTTATAAATTCAAATCTGAATGGCCATCGAAAAGATTTAAAATGAAAGCAAATAAAGTGACACTTCGTCACCGTCTGTGATATGCTTTTTGTAGATAGGGTGACAAAGTGTCACTTTGCTTTTGTTTAGAGGAACGGGAGGCGTATTATGCCAAAGCAGACATTTTATCATTTGCCGAGTGAAAAGCGCTTGATGATCGAAGCAGCGTTGCTAGATGTTTTTTTCGAGCAACATATCAGTCAGGTGACAGTTACTCAAATCGTTGAAAAGACAGGTATTTCCAGGGCAGCTTTCTATAAATACTTTCCAACTCTTGAAGATGCGCATCTTTATATGATTAAGAAGATAGCGATGACCATCCATCAGGATATTCTGAGGTATATTGAAGAAAATGAACGGGATTTCTTTGGAGGAATCAGTGAGTATTTACGCTATTGCGGGGAACTGGATCATAAGAGTGATTATTGGAAAGGGCTCAAGCTGTTGATCAAAGGCGAGAATACGATCATGCATCAACGAATGTCACCTACAAATGATTCCGAGATGAGTCAGGAGTGGCTGGGCATATTGGAGCGAAATGGATTTCAGATTACGGATTCAGAAGAAGCCATCTGTTTTTTATACTTTGTCATGGACATAGTCATTGATTCGTTGACAGCTTTTATTGTAAACGATTGGGCAACAGAGGAACTGCTCAAGGAATTTTCGTATAAGAAAAAATGGTTGATACGAGGTATCAAGTAAGGACATTGGCAGTGTGGGACAGAAGAGCTTAGGTGAAATAAGCTGCGAGTACATTTGCCGCAAAATAGAGAGAACATGAAGTGATTCAGGAGGAAAGAATGATGAAAAA from Enterococcus sp. 9E7_DIV0242 includes these protein-coding regions:
- a CDS encoding TetR family transcriptional regulator codes for the protein MPKQTFYHLPSEKRLMIEAALLDVFFEQHISQVTVTQIVEKTGISRAAFYKYFPTLEDAHLYMIKKIAMTIHQDILRYIEENERDFFGGISEYLRYCGELDHKSDYWKGLKLLIKGENTIMHQRMSPTNDSEMSQEWLGILERNGFQITDSEEAICFLYFVMDIVIDSLTAFIVNDWATEELLKEFSYKKKWLIRGIK